ACTCGCGACGGTCCTGGGCTCGCTGGCCGGGGTCGTGCTCGGGTTCGTGCTGATCGCACGGGGCCGAAACGACGGGATGCTCACGCGCGAGCGCCTGGGCATCGAGCGCGAGACGACCCGCGGCATCCTCTCGATCGGCGCGCCCGTCGGCGGTCAGCAGGCAGCCCGGCAGTTGCTTCGGTTGCCGGTCTACCTGCTGGTCTTTCTGGCAGCCGGCGGGGCCGGACTGGCTGCCTACACGATCGGTGCGAGAGTGGCCTCGATCGCGTTCGTCCCGCCCCAGGGCCTCCAGCAGGCAGCCCAGAGTGTGGTCGGACAGAACCTCGGAGCGGAGCGCCCCGATCGCGCCCGGCTGACGGTCTGGCTGGGCGTCGGGGTCGCCAGCGGGGCGCTGCTGGTCGTCGGCCTCTCCCAGTGGATAGCGGCGAGTCCGCTAGCGCTCGCGTTCGCCCCCACGCTGTCCAGCGAGGCGCTCTCGCTGACGATCGAGTACCTCCGAATCCTGGCGATCGGGTATCCGGCACTGGGCGCGATCTATCTCTTCGAGGCCGGTTTCAACGCCGCCGACCGCTCGCGGATCAGCTTCCTCTCGACTGTCATGCAGTACGGCACGGTCAGATTGCCGATCGCTGCGGCGGGCGTGCTCCTCTTGGGCGGTAGCGTCACCAGCGTCTTCTGGGCAGTCACGGTTTCGAACGTCGCGGCCGCGCTCTGGCTGGCCTGGTACTACGAGTCGGTCGGTGACGGGCTGATGGGGCGTGCGGCTGCAGTTGCACAGTGAGAGTCAGTCCGACCGGGAGTAGCCCGTCTTCTCCGGGCTTTCCGGCGTCGAGAACCACTCGCTGGGTCGGCCGACGGCATCGAGAAGCGACCGACTCCCGATGACGGCGAACCCGGCGACGATCACGACGAAGCCGACGACCGTGATCGCCGAGACCGTCTCGCCGAGGAGCACCCATCCGCCGAGCGTCGCGACCGCGGGCACGACGTAGAAGATCAGGTTGGCCCTGATCGCTCCCGTGGCGTCGATCAATCCGAAGTAGGCGATGTAGGCGACCGCCCCGGCGAAGAGGCCGACGTACGCCAGCGCGAGCACGGCTTCGGGCGTCCACGCGATCGATCCGGCAGATTCGCCGGTCGCGAGGCTGAGCACGTGGGTGAGTGCGGCAGCAAGCGGGAGACCCCACGCA
The Halapricum salinum genome window above contains:
- a CDS encoding MATE family efflux transporter, encoding MLEVSTEDITEGSLLGPLVVLAVPLLVQNVVQVLQQVIDIVFLGRVSGDAVAAVGLVTPLLGLMFAGVFVTFVGTQVVVSRRVGATDRAGARTALYTGLVMALGVGVVVGGLMAVAAGPLLRALSMVRPESGVAVTELAVQYLSVLALGLPIMAVTDTVEGGFVGHGDSRASLYMNGLALCGNIVLDPLLIFGLGPFPRLGITGAALATVLGSLAGVVLGFVLIARGRNDGMLTRERLGIERETTRGILSIGAPVGGQQAARQLLRLPVYLLVFLAAGGAGLAAYTIGARVASIAFVPPQGLQQAAQSVVGQNLGAERPDRARLTVWLGVGVASGALLVVGLSQWIAASPLALAFAPTLSSEALSLTIEYLRILAIGYPALGAIYLFEAGFNAADRSRISFLSTVMQYGTVRLPIAAAGVLLLGGSVTSVFWAVTVSNVAAALWLAWYYESVGDGLMGRAAAVAQ